The stretch of DNA TCGAAAATTCCATTCTGGATGAATCAGTATGCCTAGTCTGCCCAGAAGTTTCACAGTTTATCAAACTTGGAGAATTATCAGAAACATCTGCATTTGTTGATCCACTTAATTTGCACTCAAGATCTCTAGTTCTATTGCCTGTAAATGATTCTGTGTTATTGGATCACCCAGGAGGGTCACATTGGAGTTTACTTGTTTATGACTGTTTTGCCAAGAAGTATTACCATTTTGATTCTTTAATTGGATCCAACTTGAACCATGCCAAGAAAATTGCATATAACTTGAATCTGTCCAATAAGATTGTTGAAGTTAGATGTACCCAACAGCAGAACTCTTTTGATTGTGgagtgtttgtttgttgcaaTGCCGAAAATATCATGAAGCATTGTTCAGTGAACAAAGGTGAATTAAAATCTGTTTCCCCACTGAGTAttgatgtttttaaaaatcaaaggaaCCATATGCTTCAGGTTATATCAACTCTGTTATGTAACTGTTAATTGATCAATAAAATTctgtgaaattaaattaaaattctagAGCATTTGTATATTTCATTGTGACCTACACTGTACCAAAACAAATCATAGAT from Daphnia pulex isolate KAP4 chromosome 4, ASM2113471v1 encodes:
- the LOC124192369 gene encoding sentrin-specific protease 8-like; this encodes MSDNEIVLNYHNSLLRKSDVDLLRNPHWLNDRLIGFWFEYLENSILDESVCLVCPEVSQFIKLGELSETSAFVDPLNLHSRSLVLLPVNDSVLLDHPGGSHWSLLVYDCFAKKYYHFDSLIGSNLNHAKKIAYNLNLSNKIVEVRCTQQQNSFDCGVFVCCNAENIMKHCSVNKGELKSVSPLSIDVFKNQRNHMLQVISTLLCNC